A stretch of Prunus dulcis chromosome 6, ALMONDv2, whole genome shotgun sequence DNA encodes these proteins:
- the LOC117631901 gene encoding exocyst complex component EXO70H1-like, protein MPRKGMRTLFFKSPSPSPSNSPSRSATQPSSPRRSFSDSLMEENIEIAQTLITQWDSDSSSYTNISSLFHDDRQEARLYLKSVKDLQSAMQHFLISQDSNAEKLIIAQNLMQSAMKRLEKEFYQILSANREYLDAETVSSRSSRASALSSVSDLESESEDESRATTESLSAVDQISTIAMSDLKSIADCMISSGYGKECVRIYKIIRKSIIDEGLYLLGVEKLSLSQVQKMDWQVLETKIKNWLSAVKVAVKTLFNGERLLCEHVFAASDSIAESCFNEISKEAAMTLFGFPELVGKCKKLSPEKMFRILDLYQAVSDLWPEMESIFSFESTSAVRSLAVNSLIKLGEAVRTMLMDFESAIQKDSSKTPVPAGGVHPLTRYVMNYISFLADYSEILGDIVADWPLTISTPLPEAYFGCYDAEESPISIRLAWLVLVLLCKLDGKAKLYKDVALSYLFLANNLQYVVGKVRGSNVKYLLGEYWVEKHESKVKQYAANYERMGWSKVFASLPEDTTAQISSDEAKSYFKRFNAAFEEAYKKQTSWVVPDSKLRDELKVSVAKKLVPVYREFYEKHRVGMRRECGENSLVRYAPENLDNYLSDLLYGAASGGRVSSFSSCSSSPSHSHGRQGR, encoded by the coding sequence ATGCCAAGAAAAGGAATGAGGACTCTGTTTTTCAAATCTCCATCGCCGTCACCTTCAAACTCTCCATCAAGGAGCGCCACCCAACCTTCATCGCCGCGTCGCAGCTTCTCCGACTCTCTAATGGAAGAGAACATCGAAATCGCACAGACCCTCATCACGCAGTGGGACTCTGACTCTTCTTCTTACACCAAcatctcctctctcttccATGACGACCGCCAAGAGGCCAGGCTCTACCTCAAATCCGTCAAGGATTTACAGTCCGCCATGCAACACTTCCTCATTTCCCAAGACTCCAACGCCGAAAAGCTCATCATTGCTCAGAATCTTATGCAATCCGCCATGAAGAGACTCGAGAAGGAGTTCTACCAGATTTTATCCGCCAACCGAGAGTACTTGGACGCCGAAACTGTGTCGAGCCGGTCATCCAGAGCCTCGGCTCTGTCCAGCGTTTCCGATTTGGAATCCGAGTCGGAGGACGAGTCACGAGCCACAACCGAGTCGCTTTCCGCGGTGGACCAAATCTCTACCATTGCAATGTCCGATTTGAAATCCATCGCTGATTGTATGATATCGTCTGGCTATGGAAAAGAGTGCGTGAGAATTTACAAAATCATAAGAAAATCGATCATCGACGAAGGCCTGTATCTTCTTGGAGTGGAGAAGCTGAGCCTCTCTCAGGTTCAGAAAATGGACTGGCAGGTTTTGGAGACGAAGATCAAGAACTGGTTAAGCGCCGTTAAAGTCGCCGTTAAAACTCTCTTCAACGGCGAGAGGCTGCTCTGCGAACACGTGTTCGCCGCCTCGGACTCCATAGCGGAGTCGTGCTTCAACGAGATATCTAAAGAGGCCGCAATGACTCTGTTTGGTTTCCCGGAATTGGTgggaaaatgcaagaaactaTCTCCCGAGAAAATGTTCCGCATTTTGGACTTGTACCAGGCCGTCTCGGATCTTTGGCCCGAAATGGAGTCCATCTTCTCGTTCGAATCAACCTCAGCCGTCCGATCTCTGGCCGTTAATTCTCTCATTAAGCTAGGTGAGGCCGTCCGCACGATGCTTATGGATTTCGAATCGGCGATCCAGAAGGACTCGTCCAAGACACCGGTCCCGGCCGGCGGGGTCCACCCGCTTACTCGTTACGTAATGAACTATATTTCCTTCCTCGCCGATTACAGCGAAATACTTGGTGATATAGTCGCTGACTGGCCGTTGACGATCTCGACGCCGTTGCCGGAAGCTTACTTCGGGTGCTACGACGCCGAGGAGTCGCCAATTTCAATACGCCTCGCGTGGCTCGTCCTTGTTCTCCTCTGCAAACTCGACGGCAAAGCCAAGCTGTACAAAGACGTGGCGCTATCCTATTTGTTCTTGGCGAACAACTTGCAATACGTCGTCGGAAAAGTCCGCGGCTCCAATGTCAAGTACTTGCTGGGGGAGTATTGGGTAGAGAAGCACGAGTCAAAAGTCAAACAATACGCCGCGAACTACGAGCGGATGGGGTGGAGCAAGGTGTTCGCCTCCCTACCGGAAGATACAACGGCTCAGATTTCTTCCGATGAGGCAAAGAGCTACTTCAAGCGATTCAACGCAGCGTTTGAGGAAGCGTATAAAAAGCAGACCTCATGGGTCGTGCCCGACTCGAAACTCCGAGACGAGCTGAAAGTTTCGGTGGCTAAAAAGCTAGTGCCGGTATATCGGGAGTTTTACGAGAAGCATAGAGTCGGGATGAGGAGGGAGTGCGGGGAGAACTCGTTGGTCAGATATGCCCCCGAGAATCTAGATAATTACTTGTCAGATCTGTTGTATGGGGCCGCGAGTGGTGGGAGAGTTTCGTCATTTTCGTCGTGCTCTTCCTCGCCGTCGCATTCGCATGGTAGGCAAGGTCGTTGA
- the LOC117631903 gene encoding pentatricopeptide repeat-containing protein At1g07740, mitochondrial-like: MFHSRARAINQAQANLLRHCSNPIQAQQPYHTFRPNKPKTKPRRERLHRDTTKLRRPIPFVSDVKEVEDPEEGLSLFYEYHQMGFKHDYPSYSALLYKLARSRNFEAVETILGHVRDRNIHCKDTLFIALIQHYGKANLVEKAIELFNQMPSFNCVRTLQAFNALLNVLVDSGRFVEADEIFGRCSKMGFRPNSISYNIMMKGWLQKGDGEEACKVFDEMLEKKVQPSVVTYNSLIGFFGRKGELEKANGLLEDMKQKGKYPNAVTYALLMKGFCMLGKHDEAKKMMFDMEYRGCKPRLLNYGVLISDLGRRGKIDEAKSLLQEMKKRLFKPDVVLYNILINFLCKEGRAAEAYKVLIEMQVGGCVPNAATYRMMVDGFCQIEDFEGGLKVLIAMLTSRHCPRLETFECLVTGLVKCGKIDDACVVLEEMEKRNMQFCFEAWEALVVDACGENVVAGEVVTELISVH; this comes from the coding sequence ATGTTCCATTCAAGAGCCAGAGCGATCAATCAAGCACAAGCAAACCTTCTTCGCCATTGCAGCAATCCCATACAAGCTCAACAGCCATACCACACTTTCCGTCCCAACAAACCCAAGACCAAGCCCCGCCGCGAACGACTTCACAGAGACACCACAAAGCTTCGCAGGCCCATCCCTTTCGTCTCCGATGTCAAAGAAGTTGAAGACCCAGAAGAAGGCTTGTCTCTCTTCTACGAGTACCACCAAATGGGCTTCAAGCACGACTACCCTTCTTACTCTGCTCTTCTCTACAAGCTCGCTCGTTCTCGAAACTTTGAAGCCGTCGAGACCATTCTCGGCCATGTACGAGATCGAAACATTCATTGCAAAGATACACTTTTCATTGCTCTGATTCAACATTATGGGAAGGCCAATTTGGTAGAGAAAGCCATTGAGCTTTTTAACCAGATGCCTTCTTTTAATTGTGTCCGTACATTGCAGGCCTTCAATGCCCTCCTTAATGTGCTTGTTGATAGCGGTAGGTTTGTGGAAGCGGATGAGATTTTTGGTCGGTGTTCTAAAATGGGTTTTCGGCCGAATTCGATTTCGTATAATATTATGATGAAGGGGTGGCTTCAAAAGGGTGACGGGGAAGAAGCTTGCAAGGTTTTTGATGAAATGCTTGAGAAAAAAGTGCAACCTAGTGTTGTGACGTATAATAGTCTTATAGGGTTTTTTGGTAGGAAGGGTGAGTTGGAGAAAGCTAATGGTTTGCTTGAGGACATGAAACAGAAAGGGAAGTACCCAAATGCTGTAACATACGCATTGTTGATGAAAGGTTTCTGCATGCTAGGAAAGCATGACGAAGCAAAGAAGATGATGTTTGATATGGAGTATCGGGGTTGTAAACCACGGCTTCTGAATTATGGTGTTTTGATAAGTGATCTTGGAAGGAGAGGAAAGATTGATGAGGCAAAATCTTTACTTcaagagatgaagaaaaggCTGTTTAAGCCAGATGTAGTGCTGTATAACATATTGATTAACTTTCTGTGCAAGGAAGGTAGGGCTGCAGAGGCTTATAAAGTCTTGATTGAAATGCAAGTTGGAGGCTGTGTGCCTAATGCAGCTACATACAGGATGATGGTTGACGGGTTTTGTCAGATTGAAGATTTTGAGGGAGGTTTAAAGGTTTTGATTGCAATGTTGACAAGTAGACATTGTCCTCGTTTAGAAACATTTGAATGTTTGGTTACAGGTCTAGTAAAGTGTGGGAAAATTGATGATGCTTGTGTTGTCTTGGAGGAGAtggaaaagagaaatatgcaattttgttttgaagcTTGGGAAGCTCTAGTTGTGGATGCTTGTGGTGAGAATGTTGTTGCAGGGGAGGTTGTGACTGAACTAATCTCTGTCCATTAA
- the LOC117631909 gene encoding 60S ribosomal protein L35-like encodes MARIKVHELRNKTKAELLGQLKDLKAELALLRVAKVTGGAPNKLSKIKVVRLSIAQVLTVISQKQKAALREVYKNKKFLPLDLRPKKTRAIRRRLTKHQASLKTEREKKKEMYFPLRKFAIKA; translated from the exons ATGG CGAGGATCAAGGTCCACGAGCTCAGAAACAAGACAAAGGCAGAGCTTTTGGGTCAACTGAAGGATCTGAAGGCAGAGCTTGCCCTCCTCCGAGTCGCCAAGGTCACCGGTGGAGCCCCCAACAAGCTCTCCAAAAT CAAGGTGGTGAGGCTTTCAATAGCACAGGTGTTGACAGTGAtttcccagaagcaaaaagcGGCTCTAAGGGAAGTCTACAAGAACAAGAAGTTTCTTCCTCTGGATTTGCGCCCAAAGAAGACCAGGGCCATCAGAAGGCGTCTGACCAAGCATCAG GCATCTTTAAAGACAGAAcgggagaagaagaaggagatgtACTTCCCATTGAGGAAGTTTGCAATCAAAGCATAA
- the LOC117630161 gene encoding dirigent protein 25-like, with protein sequence MATRKSIPLPLKLKIWPVTPLSNVAPAAATSATVSNSEAYHPLTFFLHDIIGGSNPSARAVTGIVTNPAVNGQVPFAKPNGAVVPIGNGIPQNNNNNGIINNNNVPFFTGLGGNTASNLIQNNGNHNNIISGNGLPYLNGAQLPPGITLQKLMFGTLTVFDDELTEGHELGSGLLGKAQGFYVASSEDGSSQTIAFTAMFQSGGYADSLTFFGVHRVAASESHLAVMGGTGKYLNAKGYALVKTIPATNQHNTDGVDTVLQFTAYLTY encoded by the exons ATGGCAACCCGAAAGTCGATTCCCTTGCCCCTCAAGCTAAAAATCTGGCCAGTT ACACCTCTTTCCAATGTTGCTCCTGCTGCAGCTACTAGTGCCACAGTTTCCAATTCAGAGGCCTACCATCCATTAACCTTCTTCTTGCATGACATCATTGGTGGATCAAACCCCTCAGCCAGGGCAGTCACTGGGATTGTGACCAATCCAGCAGTCAATGGCCAAGTCCCCTTTGCCAAACCCAATGGAGCAGTTGTCCCAATTGGGAATGGCATTCCTcagaacaacaacaacaatggaattatcaacaacaacaatgtcCCCTTCTTCACTGGCCTTGGTGGAAACACAGCTAGCAACTTGATCCAAAACAATGGGAACCACAACAACATCATCAGCGGCAACGGGCTTCCATACCTAAATGGGGCTCAGCTCCCTCCAGGCATAACCCTTCAAAAGCTCATGTTTGGGACACTCACAGTGTTTGATGATGAGCTGACTGAAGGGCATGAGCTTGGCTCTGGCTTGCTTGGCAAGGCACAAGGGTTCTATGTGGCAAGTTCTGAAGATGGCAGCAGCCAGACCATTGCTTTCACTGCCATGTTTCAAAGTGGTGGTTATGCTGACAGCCTCACCTTCTTCGGTGTGCATCGCGTGGCGGCATCGGAGTCTCATCTTGCAGTCATGGGAGGCACCGGAAAGTATCTCAATGCAAAGGGCTATGCTCTGGTCAAGACCATTCCTGCTACAAATCAGCATAATACCGATGGAGTTGACACTGTGCTGCAGTTTACTGCGTATCTTACTTACTAG
- the LOC117632759 gene encoding licodione synthase-like, producing the protein MALELVLLMILFLLLAIPLLLFPTLTSKIFQTHLHLPPSPLALPIIGHYHLLGPLIHRTFHNLSLSFGPLFSLRLGSLQCVVVSTPNLAKEFLSTHELSFISHAQSLAIESISYNASLAFAPYGSYWKFIKKLTVNELLGNRSINNLVSIRTQEYLRLLRFLAKKAESGEAVNLTEEFPKLWNNVTVQMIVGNRGLSAEGRAARAEEAGVVVRQATRLFGEVSLCDFFWVCKKLDLRGFVKRIEETHRRFDVLVEKVIREREELRKKERMEEHGGEKEEEVKDFLDTLLDLLEDGSAEVEFTRIHLKALITDLFTAGTDTNAISLEWALAELINHPRVLKKAREEIDRAIGNQRVAGESDVPNLPYIQAIIKETFRLHPPVPLVPRNSVQQCKIGGYDIPTNTMLYVNVWAIGRDPKNWESPLDFCPERFLQLSEDGGQMNAVDVRGQHFQLLPFGSGRRVCPGVNLTMKMLPAVLAALIQCFDWKVDGSDCKKMNGDDVLEMDERPGLTAPRAHDLVCVPVARFSPLNILDP; encoded by the exons CCTACCCATCATAGGCCACTACCACCTCCTCGGCCCTCTCATCCACCGCACCTTCCacaatctctctctcagctTCGGCCCCTTATTCTCCCTCCGCCTCGGCTCTCTCCAATGCGTTGTCGTTTCCACACCGAACCTAGCCAAAGAATTCCTCAGCACCCATGAGCTCTCGTTCATATCCCATGCTCAGTCCCTCGCCATTGAAAGCATAAGCTACAATGCTTCCCTTGCATTTGCACCCTATGGATCTTACTGGAAGTTCATCAAGAAACTGACAGTGAACGAGCTTCTAGGCAACCGTAGCATCAACAACTTAGTTTCCATTCGGACCCAAGAGTATCTTAGGCTTCTGAGGTTCTTGGCCAAGAAAGCTGAGAGTGGTGAAGCTGTGAATCTCACTGAGGAGTTTCCAAAGCTTTGGAACAATGTGACCGTGCAGATGATTGTTGGGAATCGGGGTTTGAGCGCCGAAGGTAGGGCAGCGCGGGCGGAGGAGGCTGGGGTGGTGGTGAGGCAGGCCACGAGGCTTTTTGGAGAGGTGAGTTTGTGTGattttttctgggtttgtaaGAAGTTGGATTTGAGAGGGTTTGTGAAGAGAATTGAGGAGACGCATAGGAGGTTTGATGTGTTGGTGGAGAAGGTAATTAGAGAACGAGAAGAGTTGAGAAAGAAGGAGCGGATGGAAGAACATGGTggagagaaggaggaggaagtTAAGGATTTTCTTGATACTTTGCTTGATTTGTTGGAGGATGGGAGTGCTGAGGTTGAATTTACAAGAATACACCTTAAGGCTCTAATTACG GATTTATTCACTGCTGGAACAGACACAAATGCAATTTCACTAGAGTGGGCATTGGCAGAACTCATCAACCACCCAAGAGTGCTCAAGAAAGCAAGGGAGGAGATCGATCGAGCCATCGGAAATCAAAGAGTAGCCGGAGAATCGGATGTTCCAAATCTTCCATACATCCAAGCCATCATAAAAGAAACATTTAGACTACACCCACCAGTGCCTTTGGTCCCAAGAAACTCTGTACAACAATGTAAGATTGGGGGATATGACATCCCTACAAACACAATGCTATATGTGAATGTTTGGGCCATTGGAAGGGACCCAAAGAACTGGGAAAGCCCACTAGACTTCTGCCCTGAAAGATTCTTGCAACTCAGTGAGGATGGTGGCCAGATGAATGCAGTGGATGTTAGGGGCCAACACTTTCAACTCCTGCCATTTGGGTCTGGGAGGAGGGTGTGTCCTGGTGTGAACTTGACCATGAAAATGTTGCCTGCGGTACTTGCGGCTTTGATTCAGTGCTTTGATTGGAAGGTTGATGGGTCTGATTGCAAGAAGATGAATGGTGATGATGTTCTTGAAATGGATGAACGCCCTGGATTGACTGCTCCGAGGGCGCATGATCTTGTGTGTGTTCCTGTTGCCCGCTTCAGCCCACTCAACATCCTTGACCCATAA